The DNA segment GCGAATAAATGCCGATCCTGCGAAATTCTTTACGGCTGATGCCGGCATTCGGTTCGTAGCTAAAATTTGGACCCACTTCGCAGATAGCTGCACGGACGAAAATGTCTTTATAAAACTCTTTGTAATCTCTCAGCCCATAGATCACTCGGCCCCTGTTAGTCATTAGCACAATGAAAAAAACGGAATATAGATAATGATGAAAAATAGTGAGGCAAGGCGATTTTCAAAAAGATACCATACGGCAAATCCGCCGCCTACGGGCAGGACAGCTATAAACAAAACCCCTAAAAACAGATACTTTGCAAATGCGCATCCACACTCTTTTTGCTTTTTTGCGGTTGCCTCTATCGCTTCGTTTATGTTCAAATTTGCCTTTTTTAGAGTTTTATGTTTGGATCAAATTTTAGCGAAATTTACGTCGTAAAGGTGAGGGTTTGGGCGGGCTAGCTGGCAAAATCGTGGCGTCAAATTTTAAAAAACCTAGCCGCGCAAATTTTAGTATAATACCTTAAATTTAACTAGGCAAAAGCGATGATAAACGACGAATTTTACATGTCTTTGGCGATCAAAAAGGCTTGGGAGTTTCAAATTTTAACTTATCCAAATCCCGCCGTCGGTTGCGTGGTTTTAGATGCTGGCGGCAGGTTGCTTTCAGTTGCCGCGCATAAAAGAGCGGGCTTTTTACACGCCGAGCCAAGCGCAGTTCTTTTGGCGCTCTGTAAAAAAAGCGAGGCGTTTTTGCACGATTTTTTGCGCGAGTATAACGCGGCTTTGGGCATCAAATTTGAAAGCGTCGCAGAGCTTACAAATGCGGACTTGGAGCCAAATTTCACGTATGAATACATCCTGCAAAATCACGGCGATCTGCTAAAAGGCGCCAAGGCCTACGTGACGCTCGAGCCCTGCGCTCACCGCGGCAAAACTCCGCCATGCGCCGAGCTTTTAAGACTGCTAAAATTTGCCGAAGTCGTCATCGCTAGAGGTGACGAAAACGCCGTAGCAAGCGGCGGCGCGCATATCCTGCAAAGCGGCGGCGTAGCGGTCAAATTTGACGTGCTAAGGCAGGGGGCGGACGAGCTAATAGAGCCATTTCTAGCGTGGCAGAGGGGGAATTTTAGCTTTTTCAAGCTTGCCCTTAGCGCAAACGGCGTCGCAGTCGGCACCGCGCAGAGCAAAATCATCTCAAATCTAGCCAGCCGCACCCACTCTCACCGCCTGCGTAGCGCGGCCGAGCTGCTAGTTATCGGCGGCGCCACCGTCCGCGCCGACCGCCCGAGGCTCGATACCAGGCTGATAGAGGACGGCAAAAATCCAAACGTAATAATCTACTCGCGCGAGCGGGAGTTTGACGCGTCTATACCGCTTTTTGGCGTGGAGGGCAGGAGCGTGCGCGTAACAAGCGATATAAATGAAGCTTTCGTGCCGCGTTTAACGATGTTTGAGGGCGGCGAAAACGCGCTAAAAGCCCTAGACGAACGCGTAAAATGGCTGCTGCTCTACCGCTCGAGCGAGCTTTTGGACGCACCCACGGTAAGGCTAAATTTAAAACTCAAACCGCTATTTCACGGCGAACTTGACGGCGACGTTTACGGGTGGTATAGGATTGAGCGAAGTTTATAAATTTGCTCTCTAAAAAGACCTACTATTTTATATGCGATTGAGTTTTAGTAAAAGCCTTGGCGGCGGATTTGGGATTTATTTAAGCCAAAGCCTTGGAGCGAAAAAAGATGACGCAGGCGCAGGTGGCTGCAGCTAAAAAGGAGCAGTTTTAAAAAGCATAGCTCAAGCCTTGATTTTACTTAGGCGATTTTTACAAAGATGCGGATACGTCGCAAGTAGCGATTTTGAGTTAAATGGTCCCGATTTTTTCAAAAGAAGCGAAAATAGTGCATTGTTTGATAGGCTTATAGATATGCAAAAAAATAGGCATCGGCATTCAAAAGATAAATTTTTCGGGGGCGCTATCTGCTAAAAGGCGCGAACGGCTGACTGATTTGGCGTTTGAAATTGACGATATATTAGGCGGGGCATATACCCAAACAAACCCGATGAAACCATCTCAAACTATAGCCGAAAATCGCCGAAAGAGTTACGAGGATATCAAAAAATAATGCGACAAGGCCGTTATGTCGCCGCTTAAAAACTATTTTCGGCATTGCGGCTTAGCGGATTTCTGGCTTTTGCCTGCGCGATAGCGCTTGCGTCAAATCACGCGAGTCGGCTTGAGTTTTATTGCGGTGTTTGTTCTTTCTTTCGTCGATAGTTACGTTTGTCTTTTATAAAAAGCAAACGACAAAAGCTAAAATTTAAGATAAATTTAGTGTTTGCGTTTTTGCGATGCGGCAAATTTAACGCAAATGGTTAAAAATGCGGCTACGCTACTCTTTAACGAAACATTTTATAAAATTCGCTATGATTTTGTAAATTTAAAGGAGAAAAATGAAGGAGATAACGCTAAACGGAGCGAAATTTCGGGTCGCGGCAAACACGATGGAGGAGCTAAAAAACGAGGCTCTGGGCGACGAAAACGGCGAGATTTATAAATTTCTAGCTAAATTTAACGCGAGTGAGCCCGATATCTTTATCCTAGACGGCTTTGCGACGAAGGAAAATTTAGAGATAAAAGATAGCTCAAACGTCGTGTTTATCAGGCGCGGCGCGATGCCGGGGCGAGAAGTGCTAAAAGCTATGATCGCCTCCAGAAACAGCCCCGAGCTAAACGCGGCTCTAGCTAGCGGCTGCGTGGGCGTGGCGGGACTTGGCGGTCTTGGCTCAAATATCGCGCTAAGTCTAGCACGCACGGGAGTCGCCAAGCTCGTGCTGGCCGACTTTGACGTCGTGGAGCCTAGCAACCTAAACCGCCAGCAGTACTTCGTCCGCCACATCGGTATGAAAAAGACGGACGCGCTAAAAGAGCTCATCGCCGAGGTAAATCCCTTCGTCGAGGTTGAGACGCACGACATTACGCTAACTGCTGCCAACGTCGCCGAGATTTTCGCGCCGTGTAGCGTCATCTGCGAGGCGTTTGATAACGTCGCGGGCAAGGCGATGATGGTAAATGAGGCGGGCGCGAGCCTGCGGGACAAAAAGATCGTCGGCGCGTCGGGCATGGCGGGGCACTTTAGCTCAAATCTCATAAAAACGGTCAAATTTGCGCGAAACGTCTATCTGTGCGGCGATCTGCAAAATGCCGCAGGCGTAGGACAGGGGCTTATGGCCGCGCGCGTGGCGATCTGCGCCAATCATCAGGCAAACCTCGCTATCAGGCTTTTGATGGGACTTGAGGAGGTTTAGATTTTGATTCGGCGGGTGCGCGGCTCGGAGTTTTGACGCTGGGCCAAACGCCGCCTGCCTAACTGCGCACAAGAGAAGCCGGCGAGGCTTTGGCTCTCCCGCGCTTGCGGCTTTGCAGGGAAATCTTTAAAGCGTGATTTAATGGATGCGGACAGGGAATCGCGCACCCTTGCCCGCCATAAATTTTTATATTCTGCTGTTTTTGCCTAGCGCGACGGAGGTAAATTTGCAAGATTACGCACTCAAATTTAGCGCGTTTGAGGTTTAAAATTTGCTCAAATTCGGCTTTGGCGCTCGCCGTAAGTTCGTAAATTTTGCCGCAGTCGGATTTGTCATTTGCGTTTTTGGCGTTAAATTTTGACTTTAGCCATGCTGCATTTTTATGGATTTGCGCTCTTTGCGGCGGTAAAATTTGACGAATTTTATTTTATTGTCGCGAGCCGAAGCATAAGTTTATTTATCTTAAATTTACGCCGCTAGCTAAAATCCGAAATCTGCGTCCGTATTTTGCAAAACCCGCCGTAAATTTACCGCCGAATTTGGCTTTCTCTTTGTTGCTCGCAAACCGGCAGGCGCTTTAGCCAAAGCTTAAATTCGGACATTTATCAAACCTGCCTCGTTTCTCATCGATCCAAAAAATGCGCGGGTTTGGCAGCAACGCTTTAAGCACGGTCTCGCCGTCTTGGCAAACCGTCGGCAGAGGAAAATTTATAAAATTTTTAGCATTTTTTCAGGATTTTTGCCGAAAAATTTCTTAAACATAGGCTTTGATGTAAGCGGCATTTTATGATTATACACCCGATTTTAAGGCGTTTGCAGCTTGAATTTATTCAAATTCGGTTTAGTCCGGTCGTATGCGGGTTTGTATCTTTGGCGGCGGTAAAATTTGACGGTTGTCGTTTAGTTAAATTTACAAAAGGCGAAAGAGGGTTAAATTTGGCCTGCAAATCGGCTTTTAAGTATCGGGCGCGGGATTTGCAAAATTAAAACTCTAAATTTGACGGACACAGCGACAAAAATTTCGTCCGAATTTCGCCGCAAAATTTGACAAAATCCCGTTCCGATCTCGCAAACTAAAGCCGCAAAAATCTGCGTTTAGATGCAAATCGCGCCGCAAATTTATAACGGGTCGAAATTTAGCCTTTTTGTCGCTCAAAATCCGGCGGACGACTCGGCTAGCAGCGAGTTGCGCGATCAAAGCCTTGATTTAACTCTTTGCTCAAAAGTCGTTTGAGTTATGAAAAACCCTAAAACCGTAAAGAAATAATGCGCCCAAACGCTCCTCAAAGCCCAAATTCGACCTCTCATAAACCGCAAATAAAATTCACGCGGTCTCGACTCGCCGACTAAATCCAAAAACCGCAAATTCGCATAAGCTCGGCGTCGGCGCAAAAGCCCGAATTTTGCCGATCACCGAACCGTCGGCATAAAAAGATTTACGAGACTTTTGGCGCTCTCGCCCGCGACCTTGTCGAGAAACTTCTCAAACGCGGGCTTTTGTTTCCAGACCGGGTTTGCCACGCCGCTCATACGCTCTAGTTCGCGTTTAGCCGAAAAATAATCGCTCACTTCGTCGATGAGCCCGAGCTTGGCCGCATCGCGAGCGAGAAACACCCGCGCGTTCGCCCACTCGTCGCGCTTAGTTACATCAAGCTTCCTGGCCGTCGCTACGTCTGAGACGAACATCGCGTAGCTGGCATTTACGAGGCTCTGCAGCTGGCGCTTCTCGACCTCGCTCCACGGGCGCAGAAACGTCCCCGCCTCTTTATACTCGCCCGCTTTGACGATTTGCTGCGAGACGCCTATTTTGGCCGCCAGTTCGCTAAGATCGGCGCCTTGCATTATCACGCCGATCGAGCCGATGAAAGCGCCCGGGTTTGCCAGTATCTTATCCGCGCTCACGCCCGCGTAGTAGCTTCCGCTCGCCATCGATCCGCCCGCGTATGCGATCACGGGCTTTTTAGCGCGCAGATTTTTGACCGCCGTGTAGAGCTCTACGCTAGGCGCTAAAGCGCCGCCGGGACTGTCGATATAAAGCAATACGCCCTTGATGGCCTCGTCCTTGCTCGCGCTATCTATCTCCTCTAGCGCCTTGTGCGCGTCTATGATCGCGCCCGTGAGGTTGATCTGGGCGAGATTTGGCGGATTTACGCCGCCTTCCTTGTCGCTAAAAAAGATCAAAAACACGAGCAGCAAGAAGATCATCGTCTTAAAATACGTGTTTATAAACTTAAAAACCGCCACGATCGGCGCGAAAATAAACCTTAAAAATCCCATTTTTTTCCTTTAAATTTATCGTTTTCGTAAAATTTAGGCGACATTTTACCATTTAAATTTATAAATTTAGCTAGCATGCGGGTTTTGAGGGGTTGGGCGCCAAATTTGAGCTTAAATTTGGCATTTTTATTTTTCCGTGCCAAGGTCTAAAACCGCAAATTTGTCTCAATCGTTTAAATTTATCTCTGCGCCGCCCACAAATAGCCGCTCGCAGCCCTTGGCGTGCAAGATCAGCATGAGAGGCAGCTGCGCCGCGTCTGCCTGTGCAAAACCGCCGTATAGCGCGAGGTCGGCTAGCTTGCCCTCTTTTATCTCGCCTGCGTCCAAATTTAGCGCCTTTGCCGCGTTTTTTGTCGATGCTAGGAGCAAAATTTTAGCAAGCTCAAGCGGATCAAAATCGGCGTGAATAAGCAAATTTGCCCTTAGCTCGTCAAGGAAATTTAGGCTCATATTTGAGCTAAGCCCGTCCGTGCCGATGTTTATGTTCACTCCAACATCCAGCGCGGCGCGTAAATTTAGCGTGCGTTTGCTAAGCAGCCTGTTTGAAACCGCGCAGTGCGTGAGGCTGTGAAGCTCCAGGTCAAAGCCCGAAAAATCATCGGCCCAAACGCAGTGCGTAAAGAGCGTGCGAACGCCCGCAAACATCGCTACAAACGAGCTTGGCGTATAAAGCGGGCGCGCGGCGGGGTTAAATTTGCCCAGCCACTCTTTAAAGCCTCCAGCACCTTGCTCTAGCCAGTTTTTTTCATGCTCGCTCTCCATAAAATGCGTCGAGACGACCAGCTCCCGCTCGCGGGCTAAATTTATCGCCGCAACGGCTAAATCAGGATGCGTGGAGTAGGGCGAATGCACCGAAACCGCGGGCGTAAAAAGCGGGCTTTTGCGCTCTAGAGACGCTTCAAATCGGGCGCTAAAATTTGCCAAATTTTGCTCTAGCGCGGCTTCGTTAGTGCCCAAAATTTCGTTAAAAAACACGACTCGCCCGCCGCAGTTCGCGCACGCGTCCAAATCCCCGCCAAAGCTCGATACCGCCCCAAAGCTCGCCACGCCGCTTCTTTGCATGGTTTTTATCGCGGAGGCGATGACGTCCTCGTTTGCCGCCTGCGAGAGCGCGCCGCGTGAGGCGATAACCGAGCTTAGCCACTCTAAAAAATCGCCGTAAACGAGGCTGGTCTTGTTCGCGCTAAACTCTAGGTGCACGTGCGGGTTGATGAAAGCCGGCGCCAAAACGGCGTCCGGGTGCTCGAAAAACTGCGCGTCCTCGTATCTTTTGCGCAGCTCCTCGGCCTCGCCCACGGCATGGATACGCCCATCAAAGGCGACCGCCGCATCCTCTAAAACGGTGAAATTTTCGTCGCACAGCATTGTAAATTTCGGTTTAACGATGATCATTTTTAAGCTCCTATTTTTCGTGATTGTAGCGAAAATTTAGTTTAAAAAATGTATAATCAAGGCTAAATTTAAATCTTTTAAAAGGCTAAAAATGGAAACAAAATCTAAACTAATGGTCATCCAAGGCCCGAATATCAACATGCTAGGCACGCGCGAGACCGATATCTACGGCTCGATGAAGATGGAGGATATCCACGCGCAGATGAAGCTTTTTGCCGAACAAAACGGCATCGAGATCGAGTTTTTTCAGAGCAATTTCGAGGGCGAGTTAGTGGATAAGATCCAAGAGTGCTTCGGCGAATTTGACGGCATCATCATAAACCCTGCCGCCTACACGCACACCTCTATCGCGATCCGCGACGCTATCGCAGCCGTCGGGCTTCCGGTCATCGAGGTGCATATCAGCAACATCCACCGCCGCGAAGAATTCCGCCAAAAAAGCCTCATAGCGCCGGTAACTGCAGGACAGATCGTGGGCTTTGGGCCTGTGGGCTATCACCTGGCTATGATCGCGATGCTGCAAATTTTCGAGCAGATAAAAGCGCTAAAAGCCGCGAGAGAAAACGCGGAGTAAGATAGGGCGAAGTTGAAAAATTTTATCCTAAAGGACGAAAACGCCGTATTTCACGAGTGCGGATATAGCTGCGACAACGCGATATTTTTGAGCCTCGGCGGGCGCAAAATTTTCCTCACCGATGCGCGTTATAGCATCGAGGCGCGCGAGCTTTGCTGCGGTACTGAAGTGATCGAGGTTGAGCGAAATTTGATAAAAGACGCGCGGCTGTTTTTGCGAAAGGCCGGCGTAAAGGAGCTTAGCTACAACCCCTACGATTTTAGCGCGGGCGAGTGGGAAGCTCTGAGCAAGGGGCTTAGGATAAGATTTAAGGCGCGGGCGAATTTTTCGCAAATTTCGCGCATAGTAAAAACCGAAGACGAGATAAAAATTTTAAAACAAGCGGCGCAACTAGGCGCCCAGAGATTTGACGAATTTGCCGCGTTCGTGCGCGCCGAGGGCGAAGGAATGAGCGAAGAGGAGCTGTTTTTTAACGCCGAGCTCATCTTTAAGAAAAAGGGCGAGCTTGCGCTTAGCTTTTCGCCTATCGTTGCGATCAACGAAAATGCCGCGAAGGCGCACGCTCTGCCGAGCAAAAAGCGGCTACGGCATGGCGATTTGCTCCTGCTTGACGCGGGGGTTAAATTTAATCGCTACTGCTCGGATAGGACGCGCACGGCGTACTTTGATGAAAATTTTAACTTCGGCAAGGAGCAAAATTTTAAAAACGCCAAACGCCAAGAAATTTACGAGATCGTAAAAGAGGCGCAAGCACTAGCGATCGCGGCGGTTATGCCTGGCAAAAAAGCGCGTGAGATAGATGCGGCGGCTAGGGATTTTATCGCTGCTCAGGGCTTTGGCGAAGCGTTTTTCCACAGCACGGGACACGGCGTCGGAGTCGATATCCACGAGCTTCCGTTTATCTCAAAGCGCGCAGAGACCGTGCTAAAAGAGGGGATGGTCTTTAGCGTGGAACCGGGGGTCTATCTGCCCGGCGAGTTTGGCGTGCGCATAGAGGACGTCGTGGTCGTGCGCGAAAACGGGGCTGAAATTTTATGAAAGCCGGCAAGCTAAACTCGCATGGCGAAATTTTGGGCGAAAGCAGAATTTCGGCGCAAAAATTTAGCCGAAATTTAACGCGCGGATCTATGAAATCGGGGCGTAATTTTAGCGCGCGCAAATTTATGAAAGACGCCGTGAAATGAAGATAACGGGGGCGAGGCGCTTTAGCAAATGCCTCTTTTTCCCGAAGGTTTTTGATTTTAAACCGGGCTTTAAAAATAGCGTTATTTTGGGGCTCGGCGGCAATATCGGCGACGTGAAAAAGCGCTTTTGTCGGCTGCATTTTAAACTAAGCCGAGACGGCAGGTTTCACGTCGTAGAAAACTCGGCTCTCCTCATAAACGAGGCGTTTGGGTTTAAGGAGCAGGCGGATTTTACGAACGCCGTAACGCTCGTACAAACGAGCCTTGCCGCGAGGCAAATTTTAAAAATAACGGCAAATTTGGAGAGGCGTTTCGGACGCGTGCGAAGCTTTAAAAACGCGCCTAGAACGCTTGATATAGATATTTTGTATTTTAGCGGACAAAATAGAAACGACGCGCGGCTGGCGCTACCGCATCCGGGCGCAAAAAGCAGAATCAGCGTGATTTTGCTGCTTGGGACGATGAAGCGCGTTTGTAAAAGCGGAGTTAAATTTTAAAATTTAG comes from the Campylobacter rectus genome and includes:
- the ribD gene encoding bifunctional diaminohydroxyphosphoribosylaminopyrimidine deaminase/5-amino-6-(5-phosphoribosylamino)uracil reductase RibD; amino-acid sequence: MINDEFYMSLAIKKAWEFQILTYPNPAVGCVVLDAGGRLLSVAAHKRAGFLHAEPSAVLLALCKKSEAFLHDFLREYNAALGIKFESVAELTNADLEPNFTYEYILQNHGDLLKGAKAYVTLEPCAHRGKTPPCAELLRLLKFAEVVIARGDENAVASGGAHILQSGGVAVKFDVLRQGADELIEPFLAWQRGNFSFFKLALSANGVAVGTAQSKIISNLASRTHSHRLRSAAELLVIGGATVRADRPRLDTRLIEDGKNPNVIIYSREREFDASIPLFGVEGRSVRVTSDINEAFVPRLTMFEGGENALKALDERVKWLLLYRSSELLDAPTVRLNLKLKPLFHGELDGDVYGWYRIERSL
- the thiF gene encoding sulfur carrier protein ThiS adenylyltransferase ThiF, with the translated sequence MKEITLNGAKFRVAANTMEELKNEALGDENGEIYKFLAKFNASEPDIFILDGFATKENLEIKDSSNVVFIRRGAMPGREVLKAMIASRNSPELNAALASGCVGVAGLGGLGSNIALSLARTGVAKLVLADFDVVEPSNLNRQQYFVRHIGMKKTDALKELIAEVNPFVEVETHDITLTAANVAEIFAPCSVICEAFDNVAGKAMMVNEAGASLRDKKIVGASGMAGHFSSNLIKTVKFARNVYLCGDLQNAAGVGQGLMAARVAICANHQANLAIRLLMGLEEV
- the sppA gene encoding signal peptide peptidase SppA — protein: MGFLRFIFAPIVAVFKFINTYFKTMIFLLLVFLIFFSDKEGGVNPPNLAQINLTGAIIDAHKALEEIDSASKDEAIKGVLLYIDSPGGALAPSVELYTAVKNLRAKKPVIAYAGGSMASGSYYAGVSADKILANPGAFIGSIGVIMQGADLSELAAKIGVSQQIVKAGEYKEAGTFLRPWSEVEKRQLQSLVNASYAMFVSDVATARKLDVTKRDEWANARVFLARDAAKLGLIDEVSDYFSAKRELERMSGVANPVWKQKPAFEKFLDKVAGESAKSLVNLFMPTVR
- the mqnF gene encoding aminofutalosine deaminase family hydrolase; its protein translation is MIIVKPKFTMLCDENFTVLEDAAVAFDGRIHAVGEAEELRKRYEDAQFFEHPDAVLAPAFINPHVHLEFSANKTSLVYGDFLEWLSSVIASRGALSQAANEDVIASAIKTMQRSGVASFGAVSSFGGDLDACANCGGRVVFFNEILGTNEAALEQNLANFSARFEASLERKSPLFTPAVSVHSPYSTHPDLAVAAINLARERELVVSTHFMESEHEKNWLEQGAGGFKEWLGKFNPAARPLYTPSSFVAMFAGVRTLFTHCVWADDFSGFDLELHSLTHCAVSNRLLSKRTLNLRAALDVGVNINIGTDGLSSNMSLNFLDELRANLLIHADFDPLELAKILLLASTKNAAKALNLDAGEIKEGKLADLALYGGFAQADAAQLPLMLILHAKGCERLFVGGAEINLND
- the aroQ gene encoding type II 3-dehydroquinate dehydratase: METKSKLMVIQGPNINMLGTRETDIYGSMKMEDIHAQMKLFAEQNGIEIEFFQSNFEGELVDKIQECFGEFDGIIINPAAYTHTSIAIRDAIAAVGLPVIEVHISNIHRREEFRQKSLIAPVTAGQIVGFGPVGYHLAMIAMLQIFEQIKALKAARENAE
- a CDS encoding M24 family metallopeptidase, coding for MKNFILKDENAVFHECGYSCDNAIFLSLGGRKIFLTDARYSIEARELCCGTEVIEVERNLIKDARLFLRKAGVKELSYNPYDFSAGEWEALSKGLRIRFKARANFSQISRIVKTEDEIKILKQAAQLGAQRFDEFAAFVRAEGEGMSEEELFFNAELIFKKKGELALSFSPIVAINENAAKAHALPSKKRLRHGDLLLLDAGVKFNRYCSDRTRTAYFDENFNFGKEQNFKNAKRQEIYEIVKEAQALAIAAVMPGKKAREIDAAARDFIAAQGFGEAFFHSTGHGVGVDIHELPFISKRAETVLKEGMVFSVEPGVYLPGEFGVRIEDVVVVRENGAEIL
- the folK gene encoding 2-amino-4-hydroxy-6-hydroxymethyldihydropteridine diphosphokinase is translated as MKITGARRFSKCLFFPKVFDFKPGFKNSVILGLGGNIGDVKKRFCRLHFKLSRDGRFHVVENSALLINEAFGFKEQADFTNAVTLVQTSLAARQILKITANLERRFGRVRSFKNAPRTLDIDILYFSGQNRNDARLALPHPGAKSRISVILLLGTMKRVCKSGVKF